Genomic segment of Synergistaceae bacterium:
GAGAATAATGACGGAGTATTTATAATATTTGGCTGTAATCGCGAAAATAAGAGTCTTGATGTCAGGCCGGCATTTAAGAAAGCCATAAATATTTTAGGAGGCAGGGGCGGCGGAAGTGCTTTCAGTTGTCAGGGATTCAGCGATAATATAAATTTATTAAATCAAGCAATGGACGAGGCAATAAATATTTTATGCGAGTAAAAAATTTCTCCCCCTTTGAGAGTGTCATATGCGGGGGAGTGTTATATTTATTTTGCCTGCTGTTGAATCCATATCGTAGCAGCCTCATTTAACGGAAGATTTATTAATTTCTTGCTGAGCTTGCACGTATAAATCTCGCTCTCGTCTTCCTGTTGAGTAATTGCAGTTAATTTAACTTTTGAGCCGGTAACGAATCCCATTTCTATTAATTTTTTGCGCAGGGGCTCTTCTGCTGTGTGGCGTAAAATTGCACCTTCTGAATTAATTTCGCATAAAGTCAACGGGACTGGCACAATTAAAATAGGCTGCTCGATCGCTAAAAATATTTCGTCGACCCACGGCTGATGTTCGGCTTTGGCTTTCCTGAAAAATTCAAGTAACGCATATAATCTCTCTTCAGTTACTGAGTCTACATAGTGTTCCATTGAGCAGGCCATTTCTGAAGAGTGATCCCTGTCAAGCCCTAATAACTCATGGAAAAACGCCCTGAATCCCTCATGACGGCGGAAAACTGTCATTCCCTTGCGTCTTCCTGCGTCCGTTAAATGCAAATTCCCGTAGCGTTCATGTTTCAAGAATTCCATTTCTACGAGTTTCTGCACTGTCGCCGTAACAGTCCCCTTTGTTATCTTGAGTCGCTCGGCCAAATCTGTAACTGTAACTTCACGCCCTGTACTCTCAAGCAAAAATAACTCTTCTAAATAGTCCTCTATTCTGGGAGTAATCATAAAATTTTCACCTCAAATTTTCGTGTATATCAGCTCGTCCGGCCCTGATCGCAAATATTCCCGTTATAATTAAATCCGTTAAAAGCGTGATGATTCCCGACAATGCCGCAATAAATAATAACTTTTCAGGTGATGGCATGAGAAACGGCAAATTTAATAATTCACTAATAAACGGACTCGCAGCAAAAATTATAATAGCTCCGAATATTATTCCGGTTATGACTCCATAAAGGCCGATTAATGACGCTTCATAAAGAATCATAGCAGATAATTTTTTCCTTGAGGCACCAATTGCGCGCAAAATTGCAAATTCCTGTTTACGTTCGTTAATAGTGAGTGAGAATAACAGCGCGATAATTATAATTGCCATGAGCCATAATATAACGAGAAAATAT
This window contains:
- a CDS encoding metal-dependent transcriptional regulator, with the translated sequence MITPRIEDYLEELFLLESTGREVTVTDLAERLKITKGTVTATVQKLVEMEFLKHERYGNLHLTDAGRRKGMTVFRRHEGFRAFFHELLGLDRDHSSEMACSMEHYVDSVTEERLYALLEFFRKAKAEHQPWVDEIFLAIEQPILIVPVPLTLCEINSEGAILRHTAEEPLRKKLIEMGFVTGSKVKLTAITQQEDESEIYTCKLSKKLINLPLNEAATIWIQQQAK